ATAAGAAGCAAGATGCAGCCTGCCATGTTGCCAGAACTAAATACAGAATATGGAGTAGATGTTGAAGCTTTTACTAAATAAGGGCACATAGAAGCAATCGATAAGAACTTGATAACAAACAACCATATAATCCAAACAGTCTTGATAGGAAAAAAGCCACAAGGATTAAAATCTTATTTTTCAAGGAGGAACTAAAAGTAATGATAAAAAATATATACAGTACCGGTAGATTATAAACAGATCTACTAGTTCATCCAGAGGAGAAGTCGCAAGAACGTATGGATATCTATCAGAACAGAACGCACAGAGTGGGGGATACCTTGTTAATGGAACAACATGATTTAAGCATGGGCGGCGCTGCCGCTGCCTCCTCTTTGACGATACGAGCTATCTTGCGCGCGCCACCATCATCCGGCTGAAATTGTTAGTGTCAATGCATAGATATGGATCGTATAAAAGCATGTTTGATTATGTGCATATATATACCTCTTCATCGGTGGCCGAAACCTCTCCACCATCACGTATCACACGCTTGAGTGATTGAATAATTAACCTTGGCAGCCCCTGTTGTTGGTCCTTGTATGTTCCAGAGGAAGTGTGCTTGTAGTTGTGCCTTCGTATTGCAAGGGCGGGACTGTTGGGGTGGATCCTGGTGGCGTGCCTCAGCTTTGCCTCCGTTTCCTCCACCTCATCACCGTTGCAATTCTTGCAATTTAGCCAGTAGGTGACTTTCTCCAGCAAAGGCATGCTGCCCGGTACCAAACCAATATCTTCCATTCCTATGCTGGCGCCACATACCAATTTATGAAGCATAGGCAGTGCTCCCTCCCCACACTTAATATCTATGTTGGTGCTCAGATATCTCAAGTTTTGGAACTCATCGCTTGCTAGAACAGTATACAGAGGGCAGTTGTCAACACTCGAGATGTACAGGCAGCGAAGCGATGGCAGACCCCCGAGGATCCGCAGATCCTGTTGTTCCACCACCTGAGCTGTGAACAACAGGTAGGATAGGTGGGGGACACACGAGGGAGCCATCCACGGCAGCCTTCTTGGTAAAACCATGCCAGACAGTGTCAACTCACGAATCTCATAAGGTGCTGGCGTCCAATCTTCCCAGCCGCCATGATGAGGCCACTCCTCTATATCCACCGAGTCACAATATATCTCCAGAGTTTTGATTCTGCGGAGGTTGCATAGAGACTTCACAAGAGCCCTGTGAGCCCTCTCATCCATTTTGTCAAAATGGATCTCAAGCACCATCAACTCTGTTAGCTTCCCTAAATCTTTGAAGAAGTTTGGAACCTTATCCACTGAGAATAGTCGCAGCTCTTGTAATGAGGTTAGCTTACCTACATCTGCCAACATTCTTGTGCCCTTAGAAGCACGCAGGCACATCAACTTGTTTAGCTCACCGACAGACGGGGACAACTCTTCTATACCACTTTCCCTTACATCTAGCGACTGTAAGTACATAAGCTTTcctatttctcttgggagctcatcaATAGGTGTGCCGAACAGTCCTAGGTACCTCAAGTGAACCAACTTTCCAACATGCTCAAGGCGACAACCTCCCGCCAAAAATTCACATTCCTCTAAAACAAGTACACGCAGTACTTTAAACCTCAAAAGTGAGGGCATCCTACTATCACGACACATGCTAGCATTAAATGACCTCATTTGTTCCAATTCCATGCTAAGGGTGTTCCCGATAATTATTTTATGGAGGGCTAATCTTCGAGCATTGTTAATTGTCAAACATTTCCTGTGATGCTCTGCATCATGTATTGTGACAAAATTTACTTTACTTGATAAGCTACGGATGAGATCAAGCACCATATCATGAACACGACAACGGCCTACATTGACTCTATGGCATGGCTCTATCCACAGGATCATGCTCCTATTTATGAGCTCATTCAGATAGCTCTCCCCCTGCTCAAATGACCCTATCCCTTGTTTATTGCTAACGAAACCTTCTGCAACCCACCGCCATATCAATGTATTTTTGTTGATCCAGTTATCTTCTGGAAAGACACTTAGGTACAACAAACAAGTCTTGAGGTGATAGGGCAGATCATTGAACATATAAACCCAGCTACGTTACCCGCCATTCTAGCGCCCCTGAGCGATTTTCACCGCGTGAGCCGTTCGATCGTGTTATTATCGTATGATTTTTGCTGCTGCCGATCGCTGGACCGTCAATTCTTTTGCACCTTTGTGCTCGTTTCAAAGGTGGATGACTGATGGGCCTCGTTAAGTGTAGGTCCAGAGAATGATGTGAACTTGCTCTGGTTTTACGTAGCTGAATTATGAGATGTCCGGGCTGCACGGTGAAAACCTAATCCCCAATCCCAGCCCGTCCTCGAGCCCCACATTCCCTCCCCTCCCCTTtcgcgtcgtcgccgccgccttccctgCTCTCCAGTCTCCGCCACCACCACGCCCCTTGCTTCCCCTTCGCTTTTATCCTCCTCTCGATCCGGCGCTGGCACACACGGTGGTTATGGATGGGCCGTTGGTTGCCTTCATGGGAGAGTGCGGCCTTTGAGGTCTTCAGCGTGGGTGTGGAGGAGCGGGAAGAGGTGAGGAGGATGACAACATGGGAAAAAAGCAGCCAGATCAAAGCTCTCGTCGCCGCTCGCGTTGCCATGGAGTGGAGGGTCGCCGTTGGCCGCATCACAAACAAGCGAGGACGAGGACAACGCCTGGATTCGGCGATGGCATCATAAGAGGCCTGGGCCTCCTCCACGGACAAGGTGGCGGCGCACTTGGCGGCGGCGATCTGAGCACCAGTTCAAGGTGAGGCATCTCCTCTAGCCACATCCAGTTTCTCCCCTGAGTTTGTTTTAAAATAATGAGTTCTTGTTATGGATTTGAGTTTTTTCTTTGTAGTACTCTGTCGGCTGTGGCTGGAACACCTGGCATCACTGCCATCAAAACGCCATTGCCAAATGCCTCTGAAATTAATTATAAGCAAGAGTGGTACGGCTTGCACAATGTGGCATTTTAGCCGATAAAAGTCATTCGTGTTTTAGACACAAAAGAAAAAGATTGAGGCTGAAGCACCAACCACAAGCGGTGCCACAAAAACATGGACAGGGGAACACTCGAGCGCATGCCGCGCCCAACTAGAGCAGAGCGGCAAAAGAGACAAACAAACTTGAGGGCAAAATCCATTAACTACTATATATACCGGAATCATCACAAACGGTCAGCACAATATTATATATACTGTTTTCCCCTAAGGAAGAACTTGTTCATATCTGTAGCAGCAGCAAACACGGAGTGGTTAATGGAGAAGAGTAGCTTCGCCACTAATAATTTTGATTTttcagaagaatgaggagaagctAAACTTTCAGTGAATGCGTGTTAACACTTTCAGTTTTCTGAAGAAAAGCTTCAGGCTTCTGCAGTTTTCATTCTTCACGGCGCAGAGGTTACAGAGGTATTGAaatatgatgcttatatgaaatGTTTGGGGGTTTATAGTTAGCACTGCTGGTTTAGGATTTCCATAGTTGAGATTTTTAGCTAATTGCTCTGCTGTTTGGTAGAGGGGAGAGCCGCCTGAGAGTATAAATAATATTATGCTTATACTTGTGGTGTGCTGCTTTTTGGATGATGATAGTAACATGAGTGTGATCTTAATTATTTGCAGGTCAGATGATGTGTGCAAGGAAGGAAAGATGCAGACAAGCAACGCCGAAGACGTCTTCAAAGCGCTTGATGAGATTGAGTTCCCAGAGTTGGTAGAGCCCCTGAGGACTGCATTGGATGGTCTGTGTTGTTGTCTACTTGTCTCCTCAATTCTTTTACAGTCCGATGTTCTTTGAGTTTAGATGTTGCATGAATAAATAATCTATGTGGCAATGCAAGTGAATGGTGCAGTGGCTCAATGCTTTAGATTGTTGGTGAGAATCTGGGAGCATACATAAATAGATGTTGTTAACAACAATGGAATTTATAAAATGGGAGTATAAATAAATAGAAGTTGTTAAATCAATTGATTTTTATTGACTCTATCTCTATATCCTTATGTACGAGGGATTGCATGAATTTGGGATTCNNNNNNNNNNNNNNNNNNNNNNNNNNNNNNNNNNNNNNNNNNNNNNNNNNNNNNNNNNNNNNNNNNNNNNNNNNNNNNNNNNNNNNNNNNNN
Above is a window of Triticum aestivum cultivar Chinese Spring chromosome 6B, IWGSC CS RefSeq v2.1, whole genome shotgun sequence DNA encoding:
- the LOC123133446 gene encoding uncharacterized protein isoform X2 gives rise to the protein MDRGTLERMPRPTRAERQKRQTNLRAKSINYYIYRNHHKRFLKKSFRLLQFSFFTAQRLQRSDDVCKEGKMQTSNAEDVFKALDEIEFPELVEPLRTALDGLCCCLLVSSILLQSDVL
- the LOC123138801 gene encoding probable disease resistance RPP8-like protein 2, yielding MFNDLPYHLKTCLLYLSVFPEDNWINKNTLIWRWVAEGFVSNKQGIGSFEQGESYLNELINRSMILWIEPCHRVNVGRCRVHDMVLDLIRSLSILRVLVLEECEFLAGGCRLEHVGKLVHLRYLGLFGTPIDELPREIGKLMYLQSLDVRESGIEELSPSVGELNKLMCLRASKGTRMLADVGKLTSLQELRLFSVDKVPNFFKDLGKLTELMVLEIHFDKMDERAHRALVKSLCNLRRIKTLEIYCDSVDIEEWPHHGGWEDWTPAPYEIRELTLSGMVLPRRLPWMAPSCVPHLSYLLFTAQVVEQQDLRILGGLPSLRCLYISSVDNCPLYTVLASDEFQNLRYLSTNIDIKCGEGALPMLHKLVCGASIGMEDIGLVPGSMPLLEKVTYWLNCKNCNGDEVEETEAKLRHATRIHPNSPALAIRRHNYKHTSSGTYKDQQQGLPRLIIQSLKRVIRDGGEVSATDEEPDDGGARKIARIVKEEAAAAPPMLKSCCSINKV
- the LOC123133446 gene encoding uncharacterized protein isoform X1, with amino-acid sequence MGKKQPDQSSRRRSRCHGVEGRRWPHHKQARTRTTPGFGDGIIRGLGLLHGQGGGALGGGDLSTSSRSDDVCKEGKMQTSNAEDVFKALDEIEFPELVEPLRTALDGLCCCLLVSSILLQSDVL